One window of the Chitinophaga niabensis genome contains the following:
- a CDS encoding DoxX family membrane protein, with the protein MNKHIANAQFLLRLALGIGFILPVLDRMGVIGAPGSNGVAWGNWSNFVDYTHSLVPYLSRSLADIAGLTATILEVVFGVLLIIGYKTKWAALGSFGLTLIFAISMFFFSNYRAPFSYSVFVVSFSSLLLAGLPHHKWSLD; encoded by the coding sequence ATGAATAAGCACATAGCAAATGCACAATTTCTGCTGAGGCTCGCACTCGGTATAGGGTTTATCTTACCTGTCCTGGACCGTATGGGAGTAATTGGCGCTCCCGGAAGCAATGGTGTGGCATGGGGTAACTGGAGTAACTTCGTGGACTATACGCATTCCTTAGTACCCTACTTAAGCCGTTCACTGGCAGATATTGCAGGACTGACCGCAACCATCTTAGAAGTAGTATTCGGTGTTCTGCTGATCATAGGTTACAAAACAAAATGGGCAGCACTTGGCAGCTTTGGCCTCACGCTGATCTTTGCTATCAGCATGTTCTTCTTTTCAAATTATAGAGCACCGTTTAGTTATTCCGTGTTCGTGGTGAGCTTTTCCAGTTTATTGCTGGCGGGCCTTCCCCACCATAAATGGAGTCTGGATTAA
- a CDS encoding S41 family peptidase, with protein MKLKTLCLILCTATSAFSQSITKDQMREDLDTLIHNITRISPHIAVKKDVWKYDAIQEMKNLRKRIDTISSDLSYYILLQQALTLSQDMHTSTWYPLSDWAQPLNNAYQRIRNSFRMAIPNTYMNGKYIIREAFVYEKDTIAIGSEITQIEGQPVDIYVRQHLSGRYYSYDMKQGKFFGAGFFKNFETIFRDSLSYSFRLPSGLVKNITMSTREFTRYVPVGYKRKNMTRVEFWEPENILYIRLTEMNADSIPFLQRELARYKNRTQDIKRIIIDFRGNPGGDDTTWQSLYAAVLPSKVSYPLKLSANKGFGKEKETRSLLAKYGLHSLVDKTERLEPSDSSLHFTGKIFVLFEDHYSSAGSAMIIPNARKDDQIISVGRKTGTFLGVGYAPLVFTLPHSKLRYRIAPSIETTGVGRAGDLMHDDLEIEVPYDIRDFEATATYTGNLNDKAYLLHYDPFIRVVMQH; from the coding sequence ATGAAGCTTAAGACCCTTTGCCTGATACTATGTACCGCAACCAGCGCTTTTTCCCAATCCATAACAAAAGACCAGATGCGGGAAGACCTGGATACCTTAATCCACAACATCACCCGCATATCTCCACACATTGCTGTCAAAAAAGATGTCTGGAAATATGACGCTATACAGGAGATGAAGAATTTAAGAAAGAGGATCGATACTATTTCATCTGACCTTTCCTATTATATCCTGTTGCAACAGGCGCTTACACTTTCACAGGATATGCATACCAGCACCTGGTATCCGCTTTCCGACTGGGCACAACCATTGAACAATGCTTACCAGCGTATCCGTAATTCTTTCAGGATGGCTATTCCCAATACTTATATGAACGGAAAATATATCATCCGTGAGGCATTCGTGTATGAAAAAGATACCATTGCGATCGGGTCGGAGATAACGCAAATTGAGGGGCAACCTGTGGATATATATGTACGGCAGCATCTTTCCGGCAGGTATTATTCATATGATATGAAGCAGGGAAAATTCTTTGGTGCCGGGTTCTTCAAGAATTTTGAAACAATTTTCCGTGATAGCCTCTCTTACAGTTTCCGCCTTCCTTCAGGTCTTGTGAAGAATATTACCATGTCCACCCGCGAATTTACACGTTATGTACCAGTGGGGTACAAAAGAAAGAATATGACGCGTGTGGAGTTTTGGGAACCTGAAAACATCCTCTATATCCGCCTGACGGAAATGAACGCAGATTCTATCCCTTTCCTGCAAAGAGAACTTGCCAGGTATAAGAACCGTACACAGGATATCAAACGGATCATCATCGATTTCAGGGGTAATCCGGGGGGAGATGATACTACCTGGCAATCCCTCTATGCAGCAGTACTCCCATCAAAGGTTTCTTATCCTTTAAAACTTAGTGCGAATAAAGGTTTTGGGAAAGAAAAGGAAACGCGTTCCCTCTTAGCCAAATATGGATTACACTCCCTGGTAGATAAAACAGAAAGACTGGAACCCTCGGATTCCTCCCTGCATTTTACCGGCAAGATCTTCGTTTTATTTGAAGATCATTATTCCAGTGCCGGCAGTGCTATGATCATCCCGAATGCCAGGAAGGACGACCAGATCATTTCTGTAGGCCGAAAAACAGGAACCTTCCTGGGAGTAGGTTATGCCCCGCTGGTCTTTACACTTCCTCATTCAAAACTGCGCTACCGCATTGCGCCTTCTATTGAAACTACCGGGGTTGGCCGTGCCGGGGATCTGATGCATGACGACCTTGAGATTGAGGTGCCATACGATATCCGGGATTTCGAAGCTACGGCAACTTACACCGGCAACCTGAACGACAAAGCTTACCTGCTCCATTATGACCCTTTTATCAGGGTTGTTATGCAACATTGA
- a CDS encoding ubiquitin-like domain-containing protein, translating into MKKLLTMLAILMAISGTITTTAQISASVTTTEEPQPHPNNLYVKGKRADGTTFTLWLLVFPTSVVGDVKAQAGVMAGVDVSTKSLYYNGQALDDSLTLSAYGIGSNVWVTLR; encoded by the coding sequence ATGAAAAAACTATTGACCATGCTGGCCATCCTGATGGCTATTTCAGGAACTATCACCACTACCGCACAGATCTCTGCATCGGTTACTACAACTGAAGAACCGCAACCACATCCCAATAACCTTTATGTAAAGGGGAAAAGAGCAGATGGCACCACATTTACACTTTGGTTATTAGTATTCCCCACCTCTGTGGTAGGTGATGTGAAAGCCCAGGCAGGGGTAATGGCAGGTGTGGATGTGAGTACTAAATCCCTGTATTACAACGGCCAGGCACTTGATGACAGTCTTACGCTGAGTGCGTATGGTATTGGAAGCAATGTTTGGGTAACATTACGCTAG